One part of the Anaerolineae bacterium genome encodes these proteins:
- a CDS encoding LSU ribosomal protein L9p, which yields MKVLLLKDVHKLGRAGDVKKVADGYGRNYLIPQGLAVLATPGALKQAEHIRQKAELARQALNQELSGVAQKINGLRLTFAAKAGETGKLYGSITPAMIAEAIKAKVGHEVDRRAIDTQPIRNLGLFEVPVRLTVDLSPTVRVLVHREGEQPHIEEEIAAAEEASESQTDETA from the coding sequence ATGAAAGTGTTGTTATTGAAAGATGTGCATAAATTGGGTCGAGCGGGGGATGTCAAAAAGGTCGCCGATGGTTACGGTCGCAACTACTTAATCCCACAGGGACTGGCTGTTTTAGCCACCCCCGGGGCGCTCAAACAGGCGGAACACATCCGCCAGAAAGCCGAACTTGCCCGCCAGGCGCTGAACCAGGAACTCAGTGGCGTGGCACAAAAGATCAACGGTTTGAGGCTGACCTTTGCCGCCAAAGCCGGCGAGACCGGCAAGCTCTATGGCTCGATCACGCCCGCCATGATCGCCGAAGCGATCAAAGCAAAAGTGGGGCATGAAGTTGACCGCCGCGCCATCGATACCCAACCGATTCGCAACCTGGGTCTGTTCGAAGTGCCGGTGCGCCTGACGGTTGATCTCTCGCCGACGGTGCGGGTGCTCGTTCACCGCGAGGGTGAACAACCTCATATCGAAGAGGAAATCGCCGCAGCAGAAGAGGCTTCTGAGAGCCAGACCGACGAAACTGCGTAA
- a CDS encoding putative GAF sensor protein produces MTLPNDTLRELVSQYTRLKQENQELRDEIARLRQAMRSLVRLQSNIEMITPQSNPYDLIHLILSTALEAVNSKDGSLMLLDEETNELVFVLVLGAAQKTLTNYRLPPGEGIASWVVASRTPKLVLDARAEPLFSPLVDKMTGFMTVSLICVPLVYRDRTLGAIEVVNTISGEPFKQEDVELLQLVALLATLAILRAEG; encoded by the coding sequence ATGACATTGCCTAATGATACCTTGCGTGAGCTGGTCAGCCAGTATACCCGCTTGAAGCAAGAGAACCAGGAATTACGCGATGAAATTGCCCGTCTACGCCAGGCAATGCGCTCGCTGGTGCGCTTGCAAAGCAATATCGAAATGATCACCCCACAATCCAATCCCTATGACCTTATCCATCTGATCCTGAGCACGGCGCTGGAAGCCGTAAATTCCAAAGACGGTTCTTTGATGTTACTGGATGAGGAAACCAATGAATTGGTATTTGTTTTGGTGCTTGGAGCCGCTCAAAAAACCCTTACCAATTATCGCCTGCCCCCCGGGGAGGGAATTGCCAGTTGGGTGGTCGCCAGCCGCACCCCTAAACTGGTCCTGGACGCCCGGGCTGAGCCGCTCTTCTCGCCGCTGGTGGATAAAATGACCGGCTTCATGACCGTTTCGCTGATTTGTGTCCCGCTGGTCTATCGAGACCGCACATTAGGCGCCATCGAGGTTGTGAACACCATCAGTGGTGAACCGTTCAAACAGGAGGATGTCGAGTTACTGCAACTGGTCGCTCTCCTGGCAACGTTAGCCATTCTGCGCGCCGAAGGATAG
- a CDS encoding Cysteine synthase: MDVQISQSLFQANLAPAPVRAAGALETLVGNTPLIPLRRMTAHLPPTVQVLAKAEWFNPGGSIKDRPALNILRTALAEGKLEGSKRLLDSTSGNMGIAYATFGAALGIGVTLVVPANASPERIAILKALGAELILSDPSEGSDGAIRIARQLAGQQPERYFYANQYDNPANWQAHYATTGPEIYQQTRGCITHLVAGLGTSGTLIGAGRYLRQVSPSVQLIAVQPDSPFHGLEGLKHMPTAIRPGIFDESVVDQTLWIETEEAYRMVRRLAQEEGLFVGISAGAATAAALKVAEGLEGGTVVVIFPDAGYKYLSDKALWGI; this comes from the coding sequence ATGGATGTGCAGATTTCACAAAGTCTCTTTCAAGCAAATCTTGCGCCTGCGCCAGTGCGGGCTGCCGGAGCCCTGGAAACCCTGGTTGGCAATACGCCCTTGATTCCCTTGCGCCGCATGACCGCTCATCTTCCCCCAACCGTACAGGTTCTCGCCAAAGCAGAATGGTTTAACCCGGGCGGCTCGATTAAAGACCGGCCAGCCCTGAACATCTTGCGCACGGCTTTAGCAGAGGGGAAGCTGGAGGGATCCAAACGCCTGCTCGATTCAACTTCAGGGAATATGGGCATTGCCTATGCTACCTTTGGGGCAGCGCTGGGCATTGGGGTCACCCTGGTTGTGCCTGCCAACGCCAGCCCGGAGCGCATTGCCATTCTAAAGGCATTGGGAGCAGAATTGATCCTTTCCGATCCCTCGGAAGGCTCAGACGGCGCTATTCGGATTGCGCGCCAGCTGGCTGGTCAACAGCCCGAACGATACTTTTACGCCAACCAATACGATAATCCGGCGAACTGGCAGGCTCACTACGCCACCACCGGCCCAGAGATCTACCAACAAACCAGAGGTTGCATCACTCATCTGGTTGCGGGACTGGGCACCAGCGGCACCCTGATCGGCGCCGGAAGGTATCTGCGCCAGGTCTCCCCTTCCGTTCAACTGATTGCCGTCCAGCCTGACAGCCCCTTTCATGGTTTGGAGGGCTTAAAGCATATGCCTACAGCCATCCGGCCCGGCATTTTTGACGAATCGGTTGTTGACCAAACCCTCTGGATTGAAACCGAAGAGGCTTATCGGATGGTGCGCCGTCTTGCACAAGAAGAGGGCCTGTTCGTCGGTATCTCAGCCGGGGCGGCCACCGCAGCTGCCCTCAAAGTTGCCGAAGGACTGGAAGGCGGTACGGTGGTGGTGATCTTCCCCGATGCCGGTTACAAATACCTCAGTGACAAAGCCCTGTGGGGGATTTGA
- a CDS encoding putative sulfite oxidase encodes MSLYFVRHQHSAERCPARDPQMGSMLLQHLSPSQANQFGIKIHGDAVLDGAHTLVLILEAENQAKVEAYLQPFQQAGTVEIFPASPCESVVERQGC; translated from the coding sequence ATGTCACTCTATTTTGTCCGTCACCAACATTCTGCGGAGCGCTGCCCAGCCAGAGACCCTCAGATGGGCTCCATGCTTCTGCAACATCTCAGCCCTTCGCAGGCAAATCAGTTTGGCATCAAAATCCACGGCGATGCGGTCCTGGATGGCGCCCATACCCTGGTTCTCATCCTCGAAGCCGAAAACCAGGCAAAAGTTGAAGCCTATTTACAGCCCTTTCAGCAGGCTGGAACGGTTGAAATTTTCCCTGCTTCGCCCTGCGAGTCGGTTGTTGAACGACAAGGATGTTAA
- a CDS encoding Sulfur carrier protein adenylyltransferase ThiF, which yields MLPNLSHEEILRYSRHLLIPEVGLEGQRKLKAASILVIGTGGLGSPVSLYLAAAGVGHIGLVDYDVVDSSNLQRQVIHGTASVGELKVESARRRMLDLNPGIEVEVYNEPFTSENAMRIAADYDVIIDGTDNFPTRYLSNDVCVLLGKPNVYGSIFRFEGQASVFDARRGPCYRCLFPEPPPPGMVPSCAEGGVLGVLPGTIGTIQATEALKLVLGIGEPLIGRLLLYNALDMTFDFVNLKKNPKCKICSPNPEITELIDYEAFCGVPGHDHEEGSAGKEWDISATELAQKLKNGVRLRLIDVREPHELEISQIPGAQLIPLGQLAARLSELDSAEEIVLFCKAGTRSARALEVLLSAGFRKVKNLKGGINAWAREVDPSLPIY from the coding sequence ATGCTTCCCAATTTATCCCATGAAGAAATTTTGCGCTATTCTCGCCATTTGCTGATCCCGGAAGTCGGGTTAGAGGGACAGCGCAAACTCAAAGCGGCCTCGATCCTGGTGATCGGCACCGGAGGTTTAGGTTCACCGGTTTCCCTGTACCTGGCGGCAGCCGGGGTTGGTCATATCGGGTTGGTTGATTACGATGTGGTCGATTCATCCAATTTGCAACGCCAGGTGATCCACGGCACGGCTTCGGTTGGGGAACTCAAAGTGGAATCGGCACGGCGCCGCATGCTCGATCTCAATCCGGGCATCGAAGTCGAAGTCTATAACGAGCCGTTTACCTCAGAAAATGCCATGCGCATTGCAGCCGACTACGATGTGATCATCGACGGAACCGATAACTTTCCCACCCGCTATCTGAGCAACGATGTGTGTGTTTTGTTGGGAAAACCCAATGTTTACGGCTCGATCTTCCGCTTTGAGGGACAGGCCAGTGTCTTTGACGCTCGCCGAGGACCTTGCTACCGCTGCCTCTTCCCCGAACCACCTCCGCCGGGTATGGTGCCTTCCTGCGCCGAGGGAGGGGTGTTAGGGGTCTTACCAGGTACGATTGGCACCATCCAGGCAACCGAAGCGTTAAAGCTCGTGCTTGGCATTGGCGAGCCGTTAATTGGGCGTTTGTTGCTCTATAATGCCCTGGATATGACTTTTGATTTTGTTAATCTCAAGAAGAACCCGAAGTGCAAAATCTGTTCCCCCAATCCCGAAATTACTGAACTGATCGACTATGAAGCCTTTTGCGGCGTGCCGGGCCACGATCATGAAGAAGGTTCAGCCGGCAAAGAATGGGACATCAGCGCTACCGAGCTTGCCCAAAAGTTAAAAAATGGCGTGCGTCTGCGTTTGATCGATGTGCGCGAACCGCACGAACTGGAGATCTCTCAAATACCCGGGGCGCAGTTAATTCCTCTGGGGCAACTGGCAGCGCGGCTCTCCGAGCTGGATAGCGCCGAGGAAATTGTCCTGTTTTGCAAAGCCGGCACTCGCTCTGCCCGGGCTCTGGAGGTGTTACTGAGCGCCGGTTTCCGCAAGGTGAAAAACCTCAAAGGTGGCATCAATGCCTGGGCGCGGGAGGTAGACCCATCCTTGCCGATTTATTAG
- a CDS encoding N-acetyl-1-D-myo-inosityl-2-amino-2-deoxy-alpha-D-glucopyranoside deacetylase MshB — protein MTQAVDGKRLLAVLAHPDDETFGMGGTLAYYAQRGVQTYLICATRGEAGGMEENCLDGFDSIAARRESELRCAVGILGIKELYFLDYRDSGMPGSVDNQHPNALINAPQRQVAEKIAHLIRQIRPQVIITFDPIGGYKHPDHIAIHRATVEAFYLTADPRFEDGLPPYQPAKLYFHLIPKGFLKTAIRILRLFGKDPRRFGKNGDIDLVALVEEGDFPIHARIRYGAAYEKKQLASRCHESQLDGALMSNPIARWVNRLFASSDVYLRAYPPSTSNHLETDLFEGIQ, from the coding sequence ATGACTCAAGCTGTCGATGGAAAAAGACTTCTGGCCGTTTTAGCCCATCCCGACGATGAAACCTTTGGGATGGGAGGTACCTTAGCTTATTATGCCCAGCGCGGTGTGCAAACCTATCTCATCTGCGCCACGCGCGGCGAAGCAGGCGGCATGGAAGAGAACTGCCTGGATGGCTTTGACTCGATAGCGGCGCGGCGGGAAAGTGAATTGCGGTGCGCAGTGGGCATCCTGGGGATCAAAGAGCTATATTTCCTCGACTATCGCGATTCGGGCATGCCGGGCTCGGTGGATAACCAACATCCCAATGCCCTGATCAATGCACCGCAACGCCAGGTAGCCGAGAAGATTGCCCATCTCATCCGACAAATCCGACCGCAGGTCATCATTACCTTCGACCCAATCGGTGGATACAAACACCCTGATCACATCGCCATTCACCGCGCCACCGTGGAAGCGTTTTACTTAACTGCTGATCCACGCTTTGAAGATGGTTTACCGCCTTATCAACCAGCCAAGCTATATTTTCATTTGATCCCCAAAGGGTTTCTGAAAACTGCCATTCGCATCCTGCGTCTGTTTGGCAAAGACCCTCGCCGTTTTGGGAAGAACGGCGATATCGATCTGGTTGCTCTGGTCGAAGAAGGCGACTTCCCCATTCATGCGCGCATTCGCTATGGAGCAGCTTACGAGAAGAAACAACTCGCCTCGCGCTGTCATGAGAGTCAACTGGACGGCGCGTTGATGTCCAATCCCATTGCCCGCTGGGTTAACCGTCTTTTTGCCAGTTCTGATGTCTATCTGCGGGCTTATCCTCCTTCTACCTCCAACCACCTGGAGACAGATTTGTTCGAAGGGATTCAGTAG
- a CDS encoding heat shock protein Hsp20, whose product MFQIMRRDPFRELMNIRSMMDRLFDSAFAGWDLDTSFDWELPLDVVENDDEYVVEASLPGMNPDDLEITYSGNTLTIKGEIKSEEESKKGRYHLRERRYGSFCRSLTLPSTVKADEIEASYEAGVLKLHLPKAEEAKPKRIAVKSEATKMIEGKVSDIKSKN is encoded by the coding sequence ATGTTCCAGATTATGCGTCGTGATCCCTTCCGCGAATTGATGAACATCCGCAGCATGATGGATCGCCTGTTTGACTCTGCCTTTGCCGGCTGGGATTTAGACACGAGCTTTGACTGGGAGCTGCCATTGGATGTGGTGGAGAACGACGACGAGTATGTGGTAGAAGCCTCCTTGCCAGGAATGAATCCGGACGATCTAGAGATCACTTACAGCGGCAATACGCTCACCATCAAGGGCGAGATCAAGTCCGAAGAGGAATCCAAGAAAGGCCGCTATCATCTGCGTGAACGCCGTTATGGCAGCTTCTGCCGCAGCCTTACCCTGCCCAGCACGGTCAAGGCGGATGAAATCGAAGCCAGCTATGAAGCCGGTGTCTTGAAACTCCACCTGCCCAAAGCTGAGGAAGCCAAGCCCAAACGCATCGCGGTCAAAAGCGAAGCGACCAAAATGATCGAAGGCAAGGTTTCCGACATCAAGAGCAAGAACTGA
- a CDS encoding Bacterioferritin, with amino-acid sequence MKGNEKVIETLNALLSEELAAINQYMVHSEMCANWGYEKLHEANEKRAMDEMRHAEKLIARIIFLEGKPIVSELAKIHIGATVEEQLKSDEGAEGEAVKMYNDAIRLAMELHDNGTRELLEEILEDEENHLDWLEAQLDQIAQMGIQIYLGEQTH; translated from the coding sequence ATGAAAGGAAATGAAAAAGTCATCGAAACCTTGAATGCCTTACTCTCCGAAGAGCTGGCTGCCATCAACCAATACATGGTGCACTCGGAAATGTGCGCTAATTGGGGCTATGAGAAGCTTCATGAAGCCAATGAAAAGCGCGCCATGGATGAAATGCGCCATGCCGAAAAATTGATTGCGCGCATCATCTTCCTGGAGGGCAAGCCGATTGTCAGTGAACTGGCAAAAATTCACATTGGCGCAACCGTCGAAGAACAGTTGAAGAGTGATGAAGGCGCAGAAGGCGAAGCCGTCAAGATGTATAACGACGCCATTCGTTTAGCTATGGAATTGCATGACAATGGCACGCGCGAATTGCTGGAAGAAATTCTCGAGGACGAAGAAAACCACCTCGATTGGCTTGAAGCCCAACTCGACCAAATTGCCCAGATGGGCATCCAAATCTACCTGGGGGAACAGACTCACTGA
- a CDS encoding DNA-binding response regulator KdpE, whose protein sequence is MKSRREHILLVENNASISDRIARQSLRPLGYQVDIVLHASAALQEINRIQPDLIIANLNLPGLSGKDLLVAVQSQGYEIPFIVLAEETKEGDILQAFRLGAADFLSWPAQETEIVTTVERVLKNVRAQQERQALVNQLSRLNQELEKKINDLTTLINAGKAITALTDPKQLIETALENCVFLSSADRGLVILRAERGRAYTLRAALHCPAEIKPMLNKTWDDGVSSLVAESGEPLSIHGEPLKPFILSKYGNSALILPLKVKHEVLGMFILLKKQAQPFEPHAQSLAEAVVDYTGIALMNLQLIRTVEKRLLQSYPEQQNQKLKRQLLSILEKAQTAQTALSELLAEEGALLTARQRQWILNVRDQLLQIQEALSKANTS, encoded by the coding sequence ATGAAATCGCGCCGTGAGCATATTCTTTTGGTCGAGAATAACGCCTCCATCAGCGATCGCATTGCCCGCCAGTCCCTCCGCCCCCTGGGGTATCAGGTTGACATCGTCCTCCATGCTTCTGCCGCGCTCCAGGAGATAAACCGCATTCAGCCCGATCTGATTATTGCCAATCTCAACCTGCCCGGTCTTTCGGGTAAGGACTTGCTGGTTGCCGTGCAATCGCAAGGCTACGAGATTCCCTTCATTGTCCTTGCGGAAGAAACCAAAGAGGGCGACATCCTGCAAGCCTTTCGTCTCGGCGCAGCCGACTTCCTGAGCTGGCCGGCTCAGGAGACGGAAATTGTCACCACGGTCGAACGAGTCTTGAAAAATGTACGCGCCCAGCAAGAACGGCAGGCGTTGGTCAATCAGCTATCCCGCCTGAATCAGGAACTCGAAAAAAAGATCAACGATCTGACAACTCTGATCAACGCCGGCAAGGCAATTACTGCCCTGACCGATCCAAAGCAACTAATAGAAACCGCCTTAGAGAATTGTGTCTTTTTGAGCAGCGCCGATCGGGGTCTGGTTATCCTGCGGGCGGAGCGAGGGCGAGCATATACCTTACGCGCTGCTCTTCACTGCCCGGCTGAGATTAAGCCCATGTTGAATAAAACCTGGGACGACGGCGTTTCCAGCCTGGTTGCCGAATCGGGAGAACCGCTCTCCATTCACGGCGAGCCGCTCAAGCCTTTCATTCTATCGAAATATGGCAACTCTGCCTTAATTCTGCCGCTCAAAGTCAAGCATGAGGTGCTGGGGATGTTTATTCTACTGAAAAAGCAAGCCCAGCCGTTTGAGCCGCATGCCCAATCGCTTGCCGAGGCAGTGGTTGACTATACGGGCATTGCCCTGATGAATCTGCAACTTATCCGCACCGTTGAAAAACGTTTGCTTCAGTCTTACCCGGAACAACAAAACCAGAAACTCAAACGACAACTGCTCTCCATCCTTGAGAAAGCACAAACCGCTCAAACGGCGTTGAGCGAACTCCTGGCAGAAGAAGGCGCTCTGCTGACTGCCCGCCAGAGACAATGGATTTTGAATGTTCGCGATCAATTGCTCCAGATTCAAGAGGCGCTTTCGAAAGCAAATACCTCTTGA
- a CDS encoding Sensory transduction histidine kinase translates to MVRSKLIALFIADDSTANRLTVQILQPAGYQVERLREENQLKPRLQIELPNALIVDDSLSSKTFRSLCKDFPVLPIIYYTAQATPEEILRRYQDGFQAVLTAQNDQVQTLLTVNRAVQRQEDWQKWLQFEHKRHTQSLEQRVEDLERLHRIGGKISASLHLDQVLKEVVIAAVELTDAEEGNLMLLDQESGNLILRAAHSVGQQKTDILRIPIYDTLLGEVIRTRKAVILSGGELTKIKTAFLVRALIYVPLMMGDQSIGVLGIYNRQREQPFSEYHLMLLEALADYAAIAIQNAHYYTANERERQKYHTILTNVRDGVLVLDSERRILLINEACQNAFGLQEQDCLGKTIDQVISNQDLILMLRQSPSQWAKGGEIRLDDGRIWNCQLTPIPEVGLAITMHDITHLKELDRVKSEFVSAVSHDLRSPLTAILGYSELIGRVGPLNERQREFIRRVQTSVQGITALISDLLDLGRIEAGLDARKELIDLRPLIRQSLENLNSFLTEKGQKLEMEISPSTPLIWGNPVRIQQMITNLVNNAIKYTPKGGKLGVRSRQEDGQAVLQVWDQGVGIPPAEQPYIFDKFYRASNLPEDAGGTGLGLTIVKSIVEDHQGRIWVESTPGQGTTFTIVLPAAEIGESG, encoded by the coding sequence ATGGTTCGATCAAAGCTCATTGCCCTCTTCATAGCGGATGACTCTACAGCCAATCGCTTAACCGTGCAGATTCTCCAGCCGGCTGGCTACCAGGTGGAACGGCTGAGAGAAGAAAACCAGCTTAAACCCCGCCTGCAAATCGAACTGCCGAACGCTTTGATAGTGGATGACTCCCTTTCCAGTAAAACCTTTCGGTCTCTTTGTAAAGATTTTCCTGTTTTGCCGATCATTTACTACACGGCACAGGCTACGCCCGAGGAAATCCTGCGCCGCTATCAAGACGGATTTCAGGCGGTGCTGACGGCCCAGAACGACCAGGTGCAAACGCTCTTGACCGTCAACCGCGCTGTCCAGCGCCAGGAAGACTGGCAGAAATGGTTGCAATTCGAGCATAAACGGCACACTCAATCGCTCGAGCAACGCGTGGAAGACCTGGAACGCTTACATCGCATTGGAGGTAAAATTTCAGCTTCTTTACACCTGGATCAGGTACTGAAAGAAGTGGTGATTGCTGCGGTTGAATTGACCGATGCCGAAGAAGGCAATCTGATGCTCTTAGACCAGGAGAGCGGAAATTTGATCTTGCGCGCTGCTCACTCGGTAGGACAACAGAAAACCGACATCTTACGCATTCCGATTTATGATACGTTGCTGGGCGAAGTCATCCGCACCCGAAAAGCGGTGATCTTGAGCGGCGGCGAACTGACCAAAATCAAAACCGCTTTTCTGGTTCGCGCCCTCATTTATGTTCCCTTGATGATGGGCGATCAATCCATCGGTGTCCTGGGAATCTACAATCGCCAGCGCGAGCAACCCTTTTCAGAGTATCACCTGATGCTGCTCGAAGCGCTTGCTGATTATGCAGCCATTGCCATTCAAAACGCCCATTACTACACCGCTAACGAGCGCGAACGCCAGAAATACCATACGATTCTCACCAACGTGCGCGATGGCGTTCTGGTACTGGATTCAGAGCGGCGAATTTTATTGATCAATGAGGCCTGTCAGAACGCCTTTGGGCTGCAAGAGCAAGATTGTTTAGGCAAAACCATCGATCAGGTGATTTCCAACCAGGACTTGATCTTGATGCTGAGACAATCTCCTTCTCAGTGGGCAAAAGGAGGCGAGATCCGTCTCGATGACGGACGCATCTGGAATTGTCAGTTAACTCCGATTCCAGAGGTCGGTCTTGCCATTACCATGCACGATATTACCCATCTCAAAGAGTTGGATCGGGTCAAGTCGGAATTTGTCAGTGCCGTCTCTCACGACCTGCGCTCGCCGTTGACAGCCATCCTTGGATACTCTGAGTTGATCGGGCGGGTAGGGCCGCTCAATGAGCGCCAGCGGGAGTTTATCCGGCGCGTTCAGACAAGCGTGCAGGGGATCACGGCTTTGATCAGTGACCTCCTCGACCTTGGGCGCATCGAAGCCGGGCTGGATGCCCGCAAAGAACTGATCGATTTACGCCCACTGATCCGCCAGAGCCTCGAAAATCTCAACAGCTTCCTTACCGAAAAGGGGCAAAAGCTCGAAATGGAGATTTCCCCTTCCACACCGCTTATCTGGGGAAATCCCGTTCGGATTCAACAAATGATAACCAACTTAGTCAACAATGCGATTAAGTACACACCCAAAGGAGGGAAGCTGGGCGTGCGCTCACGGCAAGAAGACGGGCAGGCGGTCTTGCAGGTTTGGGATCAGGGAGTGGGGATTCCGCCCGCTGAGCAGCCGTATATCTTCGATAAGTTCTATCGGGCGAGCAATTTGCCGGAGGACGCTGGCGGCACAGGCTTGGGTCTGACGATCGTGAAATCAATTGTTGAAGATCATCAGGGGCGAATTTGGGTGGAATCCACGCCGGGACAGGGAACAACCTTCACAATCGTTTTGCCGGCCGCTGAAATTGGTGAGAGCGGATAG
- a CDS encoding Anion permease ArsB/NhaD-like: MEFHHLYLIVVIIAAIVLFSLEIFAIDVIALTVLLSLIVGGVLPLDEAFLGFGSETIVIIVGLLILTASLVRNGVIELINLRLLAKVHGDSIQLTLILMGIVSTVSSFISNTAATALFIPIASSIARRTNTALSKVLMPIAYAAILASSVSLIASSTNIVVSGFLRQYDLPALGIFELTPLGLPIVLIGLLYMGFVGIRLIPQREVPRRLSEEFGLRSYLTEIIVPPESPLVGKTFGEANIGAQLDINVVAILRGNQQITAPDAYQTIHANDILLVEATRDQILNIKDASGLELAPQAAFSNHELDQLEMRLYEAIILPRSYLIGRTLRGANLRSRFGVNVLAIHRQEETLTQKLSQIVLRLGDVLLIQGDAEAIAALENNFFLRILNPVKERQIDTRRTRLSLLIFGGVLLTAGLGLVPLSVAILSGTILAFLTRCITPEEAYREVEWKVVILIGSMLALGVAMEKSGTAAFLAQQLVKWVGDANPVWLLSGFFFLAMLLTQPMSNQAAAAVVLPVAIQTALQLGLNPRAFAVMIAVGASASFITPLEPACLMVYGLGHYRFFDFIKVGFLLTLFIFGIAILLVPLIWPL, from the coding sequence ATGGAGTTTCATCATTTATACTTAATTGTCGTCATTATCGCTGCCATCGTTTTATTTTCCCTCGAAATCTTTGCGATCGATGTCATCGCCTTAACGGTTCTGCTCAGCCTGATCGTCGGTGGGGTTTTACCTCTGGATGAAGCTTTTCTTGGCTTTGGCAGCGAGACGATTGTGATCATTGTTGGCTTATTAATCCTGACGGCATCGCTGGTGCGCAATGGCGTGATCGAACTGATCAACCTCCGCTTACTGGCAAAAGTGCACGGCGACTCCATCCAGCTCACCTTAATCCTCATGGGAATCGTCTCAACCGTCAGTAGCTTTATCAGCAACACGGCTGCCACAGCGCTTTTCATCCCGATCGCCAGCAGCATCGCCAGGCGCACCAACACCGCCTTATCAAAAGTCCTGATGCCAATTGCCTACGCCGCTATCCTCGCCAGCTCGGTCTCTTTAATTGCCTCTTCGACCAACATTGTTGTCAGCGGTTTCTTGCGTCAGTATGATTTGCCCGCTTTAGGAATCTTTGAATTGACCCCGCTCGGTTTACCGATTGTGTTGATCGGCTTGCTGTACATGGGGTTTGTGGGAATTCGCTTAATCCCCCAACGCGAAGTCCCCCGCCGCTTGAGCGAGGAATTTGGTTTACGTTCGTATCTGACCGAGATCATCGTCCCGCCAGAGTCACCGCTGGTGGGAAAAACTTTTGGCGAAGCCAACATTGGCGCTCAACTCGATATAAATGTGGTGGCGATCTTGCGTGGTAATCAGCAAATCACCGCACCAGATGCCTATCAGACCATTCATGCCAACGATATCCTGCTTGTCGAAGCCACCCGCGACCAGATTTTGAATATCAAAGACGCCAGCGGGCTGGAACTGGCGCCTCAAGCCGCCTTTTCTAATCATGAGCTAGACCAGTTGGAGATGCGTTTGTACGAAGCGATTATCCTGCCGCGCTCTTATTTGATTGGGCGTACGTTGCGTGGAGCAAATTTGCGCAGCCGCTTTGGGGTCAACGTCCTGGCAATCCACCGCCAGGAAGAGACATTAACCCAAAAGTTAAGTCAAATTGTCCTGCGTCTGGGGGATGTGCTCCTGATCCAGGGCGATGCGGAGGCAATCGCAGCTTTGGAGAATAACTTTTTTCTGCGCATTCTCAATCCGGTCAAAGAACGTCAGATTGACACGCGGCGCACTCGTTTGAGCCTGTTGATATTCGGCGGCGTTTTGCTTACAGCCGGTCTCGGATTGGTGCCGCTTTCTGTCGCCATTCTGAGTGGGACGATCCTGGCTTTTCTCACCCGCTGTATCACCCCCGAAGAAGCTTACCGAGAAGTGGAATGGAAAGTGGTTATCCTGATTGGCAGTATGCTGGCTTTAGGGGTAGCAATGGAAAAAAGCGGGACGGCCGCGTTTTTAGCCCAGCAACTGGTCAAATGGGTTGGAGATGCGAATCCTGTGTGGTTATTGAGCGGATTTTTCTTCCTGGCGATGCTGCTAACTCAACCGATGTCCAATCAAGCTGCGGCGGCGGTTGTCTTACCCGTGGCGATCCAGACAGCGCTGCAACTGGGCTTGAATCCGCGTGCCTTTGCCGTCATGATTGCAGTCGGCGCCAGCGCCTCATTCATTACTCCTCTGGAGCCGGCATGTCTGATGGTGTATGGCCTGGGTCATTATCGTTTTTTTGATTTTATCAAAGTAGGCTTCTTGCTAACCCTGTTTATTTTTGGGATCGCCATTTTACTGGTGCCGTTGATCTGGCCTCTATGA